A single genomic interval of Primulina huaijiensis isolate GDHJ02 chromosome 7, ASM1229523v2, whole genome shotgun sequence harbors:
- the LOC140981117 gene encoding uncharacterized protein, with the protein MATKLSFILLLTLFSSMKTQARDSQFFNKVSSTTTVAPNKEQPQNNNQQQEPNFLPENDNGYGLYGQESDQLPTSATEPTTSATTTAEPTTTSTTAVSKEPLYKHLPKNYNPVAYVTEPENVDRDSFSEDTYTKNLNNNGNNYNDAQNYYDNQAQQEYQTGEPQYRSYTANNRYSNNNFNYNGGSSFNSGPQGLSDTRFSGRENNFYNGEEESSFQPQGMSDTRSLENGEYFYDVSNEKFSENPYENLKGFRARNEYNDRNYYGNSYQNKYEFPNEQNLP; encoded by the coding sequence ATGGCCACGAAGCTTTCATTCATCCTCCTCCTTACCCTCTTTTCCTCCATGAAAACACAAGCAAGAGACAGCCAATTCTTTAACAAAGTGTCCTCCACCACCACTGTTGCTCCAAACAAAGAGCAACCTCAGAACAACAACCAACAACAAGAACCCAATTTCCTGCCGGAAAATGACAACGGCTACGGCCTTTACGGCCAAGAATCTGACCAACTTCCTACTTCCGCCACCGAACCCACCACCAGTGCAACCACAACAGCCGAacccaccaccacctccacaaCTGCTGTCTCCAAAGAACCCCTCTATAAACACCTCCCAAAGAACTACAACCCCGTGGCTTATGTAACAGAGCCGGAAAACGTAGACAGAGATTCATTCTCAGAGGATACTTACACCAAAAACCTAAACAACAACGGGAACAACTACAACGATGCCCAAAACTACTACGACAACCAGGCGCAGCAAGAATACCAGACAGGAGAACCGCAGTACAGAAGCTACACCGCAAACAACAGATACAGCAACAACAACTTCAACTATAACGGTGGCAGCAGTTTCAACAGCGGCCCACAAGGATTATCCGACACCAGGTTCAGCGGACGCGAGAATAACTTCTACAATGGCGAGGAAGAAAGCAGCTTCCAGCCGCAGGGAATGAGCGACACGAGATCCTTGGAAAATGgtgaatatttttacgacgtAAGCAACGAGAAATTCAGCGAAAACCCGTACGAAAACTTGAAGGGGTTTCGAGCTAGGAACGAATACAATGACAGGAATTACTACGGAAACAGCTATCAGAACAAGTATGAGTTCCCAAATGAGCAGAATTTGCCTTGA